In the Dolichospermum flos-aquae CCAP 1403/13F genome, GATATTGGTTTTTTAGACAATTACGGCTACTTACATATTATTGGCCGCAACAGTGACAAAATCATTACAGGTGGTGAAAACGTTTACCCAACAGAAATCGAATCAGCGATTAGAAAAACAAACATGGTCATAGATGTCTGTGTAATTGGTATAACTGATAAACATTGGGGACAAGCATTAACAGCCATTTATATTCCCAAAGATCAAAATATTTCTTACCTAGAAATTCAAACCCAACTAAAAAATCAATTGAGTAAATTCAAAATTCCCAAACATTGGATTTCCCTACCAAACTTACCCCGTAACGCCCAAGGTAAAATCAACCGTCAACAACTCCAACAAATCGCCGCAGATTTTCTAATCAGATCCCCGACTTCTTTAAGAAGTCGGGGATCTATATCCTCTATATCCTGAAATTACATAACCTCCTCCCTCGACCTTCTTCTCTCTGCGCCCTCTGCGTCCCTGTGGTTCGTTTCTAACCAATGATTCATATAATTTGGTAATTCCTGCTTAATTTTACTACTGGCATCAATACAAACGTGCCTAGTAATTGCCTTAGCAACCATTACTTCATCTCCTGTCATTTCATAGGTAATTTCAAACTTATCCGAACCTATTTTTTCCGGTAACAAACTAATTACTAAATTGTCACCACAATACATAGGACGAAAAAAATCTACATTAGCATGAACAATAGGAAAAGCTACAGATGGATTAGTAAAAAATGATTTAAGATTAATACCAGAAGCTGCTAATGAAACCTCATAAGCTTCATGACAAATTCTGAAAATATTGGCGAAATAAACGACTCCAGCCGCATCAGTATCTTGAAATCGGACAGTGTAGTAATATGTAAAAGCCATGTTGAAAATTTCCTCAATTCAAATTTACTATCACACATCATTTTATTTCATATTAACTATTAATAATTAATAAAAACTAACCTATGGTTATTCGATATCTTTTGTAACAGCAAGTTTTTTATGCAATAATCACTAATGCAGTGTGATTTTGCACAATTGTTTTTTCAGCAACGTAACACAACAATAATTACGTGCTAGAAGGATTTTGTGATTATATTTGTGATAACTTAAATACTCCATTGGTTAATAACGTCCTTTATCGCGTTCCAAGTCAAAAATTGCTTTTTCGATATACCATCTGTCTGTGTGTCCTGGATGTTTCCCGCGCAATTGGGAAATTATCCTTTCAGCAGTTGAGGTATCGCCACTGAGTTTAAAGGCTGATAAATATCCTCAGAACTAGGATTAAGATAAGGATGCTGCATATCAACTAAATTTTGGGCAAAGTGTTGATTAATAACTTCTATCCGTTCCTCCAGGGCGTTTTTACCCTTTTGCCAAGATTCTAACAACGCATTGGCCACAATTTGACAACGATTCATCCCAAAACTTTCTTGAGGAGCAAATTTTTGATTTGGTTCTTCTGCTAACCCTAACCCCGGTGCTAAAAATTTAGTAAATAAGGGAATTTCTGGCTGAAAATAAGCTTGATGTTCTTGATAAATATCTTGAAGAATAGTCCGAATTGTCGGGTAATCTTGGCATTCAAAATGCAGCACTCCGGCATCATAACGCCCATAAGCTGCGGGATTATAAAGAACCTGAAAACTAAAGGCAATAGCCGCATTATTTAAGGCTTGGGTTAGGCTCTCCATAATAGCAATTGCCCCTGTTGACGTAAAATTAAAATAAATTTGTCCTCCTCCTAAATCAGCATTTTCTGCATCTTGGTTTTCTATTCCTATATTGCTAACTGCCACATAACAGCCATTTTGCAAGCGATTTTTAGGCATCCATATTGCTATTAATTCCCCCACTTTGGGCAACTTTTTCCGGGGTTGTAGATGACATTCTGGCTCAATATATAAGGTTAATCCGTCCTTACTCACAGCCATACTACCATCAGGTTCAATTCGCAAAATCTGCCAATTGGGTTCATAATGGCCTGTACCATAATTGCTATGATGTAGTTGTTCATAGAAATTTTCATCTACACCTAAACTATTATTTTCTAGGAAATTTACCTGAGATTGGCAATTATTATTATTTGCAGCTAAGACTGTTTGCAGTGAACCATTATAATAAATTCCATAGAGAAAATTTCTCAGCAGTATGTTCAAATACTTCTGTTTTAAAGAAGGTGGATTTTGTTGAAACCTATTTGCTATATTCGCGGGTAAAGCAAAAGGTTGATAATGGGGATGGTAAATACAAAAATTAGGTTCAATCTGGATATTACTGGCAATATCGCATAATGACTGGAAAATTTGATTGGGAGAATCATCAAACATTAACTTGTTTTGCACCTCAAATTTCAGGAAAATATATTTCTAATTATCAGGAATAACATGACTAACAACCGCGCAGACGAGTTTTTTCGTAATAAAGACGGACTAATTGTTGTTCCTTTTGGGGTTGAGGAAGTTTTTGCAATGTGGGGACAGATTGGAAAATTTCTGCTGCGGAGATCCCAAAAATTGTCAATACTGATTGCTCTGGCATAGTCAAAAGGCTTTTAGCAACTTCGAGCATACATAAGTTACTATTATCAAAGGATCTTTGCCATTCAATTCTATTTTGAATCTGTTGAATTAATGCTAAACCTGCAAACTTAATTACCCGCACAATGAAGTCTTGATGATATTCTAAAATCATAGGGAAAGCATCAAGATAAGCCCGGATTAAAGCCAGAATCGCAGGTTGTATTTCTTCTAGAGGAATCATGGCTAAACTTAAAGATTCTGCTAACTCTAATGTTGGATCTACTATTAAACTAGACAGCCAAATTCTTAAATAACTTGCTAATAGCGTTCCTAAATCAAAAGCTGGATCTCCCCAACTGCAAGCTTCCCAGTCAATCAATTTTATCAGGCAATTATCTAGCTGTTCCCATCGGGAATGAACTAAAATATTACTTAGATGTAAATCGTTGTGAGTTAAACAAGATGGTTTCCACTCATAAGCTAAATCAGCAATAGCGGATTCTAAACTTTCGTAACGCTGATAAAGCAGATGAAATTGTAGTGCTTCAGTGGGAATTGTCCCAAATGTGTCTGGATTTATTGATGGTATGCCTTGGGCGGGATTGTAAAAATTATAGCGAAACTGTCCTGCGGGCGCAGTGGACATAAAATCACGATACTCACGTTTATTAAACGTGGCTCGGTGTAATCCTGCTAACGTAGTACCAATCGCGCTGGCAATTTCTGTGGGGAAAATACTGCTGTGTTGATAAAATTTTCCTAACTCCACATATTCGCTTAAGTAGCTCCGCACCAGGATAGAATTTTCCGCATCAAAGTGGAGCAATGATGATGATATCGCGCCAATATTACCAATTACTGGAAATTGCTGTAATAACTGGTGAAATAGCGACTCATTAAAAAGTTCATGAGAACTTTGATCATTATTAATGTTCCGTTCCTGTTTAATTAGCAGTTGGCGATTATCTGCTAGTATGACCAGTAAATTTCGATTCTTCTTGGTATTTTCTGGCAATACAGATTTATATGCAGCGCCATCTTCCGCGCTACACAGTCCTGCATTGAGCAGATACTGGATAACATTTTGAGAAGATAGTGATGATAACATGAATTATTTCCTAGTGATTTTAATGGCTAAAGAATTACCGCAGTCAATATTGAGGTGGCTGTAGCAGTTCTTAGTTAATGGTAAAAAATTTACGAAACATTGCTACTATCTACTAATATCCCATTTGTGTCAGAAAGACCTGCCAAAATGGCAATATTAGCTATTTTTTTACTTTCAAATCTACGGAAGAAACTATAAGATCTTGACAATATCTGTAGTATAGCCTTGCACCTTGAATAAAACATTACTGTTTCCAAATTAATTGGTAGTAGATATCCAGCGACAACAACGGTTACTTACAATCGTCAGTGATCCATATTCTCTGTATATATGTTAGTAATTTATCCTGATTATAATCAGTATTGATTTACTTTTATCCCCGATCCTCTCTACTTTAATATATAAATGGCTACACTTGTATTCCTGTAGGTATAAGTTTTATGTAACTTTTCACGGGTGTTATAATTTACTCTTGCTTCATCAAATCAGCTAAGATAAAAATGCCATAGTCAAAAGTCACTATTATACTTAAACTCATAGTGAGAGATAATTTACTCAGTTGATTGATGGATCATCTAGCAATGCTTACGGCAAATACTACATCTTATTCGGCAGTTCAATTTCTACAACGCCAGGCCGCGTCCCTTTTACTGTACCAATCTGTCCTAGAAAGCGACGTAGGCAGAGCGTTTCTGAATTTATTACAAACCATCCGTTACACTGATGGAGATGGGCGGAATTGCCTCCTGGCTTACGGTAGTTATTTCCAAGCTTTAGCCAGTAGTCATCAAACCTGGGAAGAATATCTGATTCAGCAAATTCTCACTGCGGATAATCCTTTGAGCAAATTGGCACAACAGCAGGAATTTAGGCAATTACCCTCAGCTTTAGTAGTCGCTGGACAACATGACTTGCAAATACTACAAAGTTTATATGAATGTAACAGTGCAGTTTTAAGCGAATGGGTACAAATGGCAACTCATTTACCTATTTCCCCTGTGGTTTGGTATCGAGAACCGGAAGCAGTGGGGACAGAAATGGGTTTAATCGCATCTATTCCTCAGTTAGACAATTGGGGTGATGCTGTGGCAGATTTAGCCGCTTATTATCGGCAACATGGAACTGGTTTATTTGCTAAATATGCGGCTTTTCGTTGGCAAAATGGGCAGTTAGTGGGTATTGCTGATGCTGATTCGGTGAAACTGTCTACATTGGTGGGTTATGAGTGGCAAAAAGATGCTTTAGTGAAAAACACAGAGTTTTTATTATCAGGAGAAACTGCGTTGCACGTATTACTTTATGGTAGTCGTGGTTCGGGTAAGTCTTCTTTAGTTAAAGCTTTATTAAATGAATATAGTCATAGAAACCTGCGCTTAATAGAAGTTTCTAAGTCAGAATTGCCAGATTTACCGAAAATTGTCGAATTGTTGCGAGGTGTTCCCCAGAAATTTATTATTTTTGTTGATGATCTTTCCTTTGAAGAAGATGATGATAGTTTTAAAGCAATGAAAGTAGTTTTGGAAGGAAATTTAACTGCTAGACCAAAAAACGTAGTTGTATATGCTACTTCTAACCGTCGCCATTTAATCCGGGAATATTTTACTGATAGACCTGCTCCCAAGGATAACAATGAAGTTCATGGTTGGGATACAATGCAAGAAAAGTTATCTTTTAGCGATCGCTTTGGTTTAACATTAACTTTTACAGCCGCAGATCAAAAAACCTATTTACAAATTGTCCAACATTTAGCCGCAAACATCAATATTTCTGCCGAAGATTTAGAATTTGAGGCTTTACAATGGGCAACTCGGCATAATGGCCGTTCTGGCAGAACCGCAAGGCAGTTTATTGACTTTTTAAACTCAGATTTAGCTGTGTTTGGTGAAACTAAAAATCTTCCTATAGACTCATGACAAAAGTCACTTATCATGTAATATGAACCTAATTATAACTGTATATTTACCAATGAAAATGTGAGGAATAATGACGTTAATTACTAATAATACTAACAACTTGAGTACAATAAAACCTCGTAAAGTCCAATCAACAATATTTAATTATCAAGTTGTCTTAGGCATAGCCGCTTTTAGTATCAGTTTTGGTTTAAGCCTCGTCCCCAGTTGGGATTTCCCTAAAGCCTTTCTCACTGGGATAATTACAGTTTTGGCTACCTATGCAGCCGCATTTCTTGTTGATAAACGACGCAGAAATGATGAACTGAGGATGATTGGTTCTCTTCAGAGACGCATTCGGGATATAGAAGGATTGAAATCCCGCATTGTTAGAGAAATACAGCAATTAGAAGAATATAGAAATTTATTGTATACAGAAACTCAGCAACTAGAAAACCAAATTGGAGATTGTCGAAGTCAAAGGGATAGTTTACATCGAGACATAGGGACATTTGCTGCTCAGAAAAAGCAAATTGAAGCCGAAGTATGTAATCTTAAAAATGAATTTGTCCATTTAGAAAATAGTAATATAGAACTGAATAATAGCTGCAATAATCTGATCACAGAAAAGCGGAGATTAGAAATAAATTGTCATGCTTCTCATGCCGAACTTAACCAAATTCAACCTCAAATTGATATATTAAAACAGGAAAAACAAGAACTAGGAAATGATGTAATTTTGCTGGAAAGACTCAAGCCACAACTAGAAGAAAAGCTTTATGAACTAAGAATAGAAGTTCAAACTCAAGAACTGAAAATTGCTAAACAAGATGATTTAATAGTACAGACAAGTACAACTAAATATCATCTTGAAACTATTCTCAATTCTTTACAAAATAAGACATTAGAACAAAAATCTGAAGTTAATCAACTGCAAAATCAAATTTCTGTCTTACAAGACGAACGGGATTTATTGCAAAATCAAGTTTGGGAATTACTGCAACAAGTGGAAACTATTAATCCCCAAACATTTACCGATAATGAAGAAGATAATTTAGAGTTATTTCCTTTTGAGGAATTATTAGAACCATTAGATTCCATAAATGGCAAACATGATCACACAGGAAATTTACCAACGGAATGGGATACTTTTTTAAACCATCTCCCCGCTTATGAAATTCAAGTTTTGAAAGCTATCCTTGAGCAAGATAACCCCAGAGCTACTATTAAACAAATTGCTGAAGCTAATATTACTATGCCCAATCTCTTGATTGATGCTATTAATGAAATTGCGAGTAATACTATTGGTGAGTTAATTATTGCAACCAATACCGAAGTTCCCGAAATTGTTGAAGAACATTTATTAAATGTGAAAACAATGATTACTAAATATTCAGAAATTAGTTAATTTTTAGCAAGAAAATTTTAGGGGTTTAGCATTG is a window encoding:
- a CDS encoding T3SS effector HopA1 family protein; the protein is MFDDSPNQIFQSLCDIASNIQIEPNFCIYHPHYQPFALPANIANRFQQNPPSLKQKYLNILLRNFLYGIYYNGSLQTVLAANNNNCQSQVNFLENNSLGVDENFYEQLHHSNYGTGHYEPNWQILRIEPDGSMAVSKDGLTLYIEPECHLQPRKKLPKVGELIAIWMPKNRLQNGCYVAVSNIGIENQDAENADLGGGQIYFNFTSTGAIAIMESLTQALNNAAIAFSFQVLYNPAAYGRYDAGVLHFECQDYPTIRTILQDIYQEHQAYFQPEIPLFTKFLAPGLGLAEEPNQKFAPQESFGMNRCQIVANALLESWQKGKNALEERIEVINQHFAQNLVDMQHPYLNPSSEDIYQPLNSVAIPQLLKG
- a CDS encoding tellurite resistance TerB C-terminal domain-containing protein; this translates as MTLITNNTNNLSTIKPRKVQSTIFNYQVVLGIAAFSISFGLSLVPSWDFPKAFLTGIITVLATYAAAFLVDKRRRNDELRMIGSLQRRIRDIEGLKSRIVREIQQLEEYRNLLYTETQQLENQIGDCRSQRDSLHRDIGTFAAQKKQIEAEVCNLKNEFVHLENSNIELNNSCNNLITEKRRLEINCHASHAELNQIQPQIDILKQEKQELGNDVILLERLKPQLEEKLYELRIEVQTQELKIAKQDDLIVQTSTTKYHLETILNSLQNKTLEQKSEVNQLQNQISVLQDERDLLQNQVWELLQQVETINPQTFTDNEEDNLELFPFEELLEPLDSINGKHDHTGNLPTEWDTFLNHLPAYEIQVLKAILEQDNPRATIKQIAEANITMPNLLIDAINEIASNTIGELIIATNTEVPEIVEEHLLNVKTMITKYSEIS
- a CDS encoding acyl-CoA thioesterase — protein: MAFTYYYTVRFQDTDAAGVVYFANIFRICHEAYEVSLAASGINLKSFFTNPSVAFPIVHANVDFFRPMYCGDNLVISLLPEKIGSDKFEITYEMTGDEVMVAKAITRHVCIDASSKIKQELPNYMNHWLETNHRDAEGAERRRSREEVM
- a CDS encoding aminoglycoside phosphotransferase family protein, whose translation is MLSSLSSQNVIQYLLNAGLCSAEDGAAYKSVLPENTKKNRNLLVILADNRQLLIKQERNINNDQSSHELFNESLFHQLLQQFPVIGNIGAISSSLLHFDAENSILVRSYLSEYVELGKFYQHSSIFPTEIASAIGTTLAGLHRATFNKREYRDFMSTAPAGQFRYNFYNPAQGIPSINPDTFGTIPTEALQFHLLYQRYESLESAIADLAYEWKPSCLTHNDLHLSNILVHSRWEQLDNCLIKLIDWEACSWGDPAFDLGTLLASYLRIWLSSLIVDPTLELAESLSLAMIPLEEIQPAILALIRAYLDAFPMILEYHQDFIVRVIKFAGLALIQQIQNRIEWQRSFDNSNLCMLEVAKSLLTMPEQSVLTIFGISAAEIFQSVPTLQKLPQPQKEQQLVRLYYEKTRLRGC
- a CDS encoding ATP-binding protein is translated as MDHLAMLTANTTSYSAVQFLQRQAASLLLYQSVLESDVGRAFLNLLQTIRYTDGDGRNCLLAYGSYFQALASSHQTWEEYLIQQILTADNPLSKLAQQQEFRQLPSALVVAGQHDLQILQSLYECNSAVLSEWVQMATHLPISPVVWYREPEAVGTEMGLIASIPQLDNWGDAVADLAAYYRQHGTGLFAKYAAFRWQNGQLVGIADADSVKLSTLVGYEWQKDALVKNTEFLLSGETALHVLLYGSRGSGKSSLVKALLNEYSHRNLRLIEVSKSELPDLPKIVELLRGVPQKFIIFVDDLSFEEDDDSFKAMKVVLEGNLTARPKNVVVYATSNRRHLIREYFTDRPAPKDNNEVHGWDTMQEKLSFSDRFGLTLTFTAADQKTYLQIVQHLAANINISAEDLEFEALQWATRHNGRSGRTARQFIDFLNSDLAVFGETKNLPIDS